Proteins from a genomic interval of Enterococcus faecium:
- the prfA gene encoding peptide chain release factor 1 — translation MYDQLQAIEDRYEELGELLSDPEVISDTKRFMQLSKEEANTRETVEVYRRYKEVVQGITDTEELLGEKLDDEMAELAKEELSELKKEKEVLEEKIKILLLPKDPNDDKNIIMEIRGAAGGDEAALFAGDLFNMYQKYAEAQGWKTEVMEANVTGIGGYKEVIMMITGDNVYSKLKYESGAHRVQRVPSTESQGRIHTSTATVVVMPEAEEVEIDIEDKDIRTDIYHASGAGGQHVNKTASAVRLTHLPTGIVVAMQDERSQIKNREKAMKILRARVYDKIQQEAQSEYDANRKSAVGTGDRSERIRTYNFPQNRVTDHRIGLTIQKLDQILAGKLDEIVDALIMYDQTSKLEAMQNG, via the coding sequence AGAACTTTTAAGTGACCCAGAAGTGATTTCTGATACAAAGCGTTTTATGCAGCTTTCAAAAGAAGAAGCAAACACGCGCGAAACAGTCGAAGTTTATCGTCGTTATAAAGAAGTAGTACAAGGAATCACCGATACAGAAGAACTGCTTGGTGAAAAACTGGATGATGAAATGGCTGAACTAGCAAAAGAAGAATTATCTGAATTAAAAAAAGAAAAAGAAGTCTTAGAAGAAAAAATCAAGATCTTGCTTTTACCAAAAGATCCAAATGACGATAAAAATATCATCATGGAAATCCGTGGAGCAGCAGGCGGAGACGAAGCAGCATTATTCGCTGGCGATCTTTTCAATATGTACCAAAAGTATGCTGAAGCACAAGGCTGGAAAACAGAAGTGATGGAAGCTAACGTTACCGGAATCGGTGGATATAAAGAAGTGATCATGATGATCACCGGAGACAACGTATATTCGAAATTAAAATATGAAAGTGGTGCGCACCGCGTCCAGCGTGTTCCTTCAACTGAATCGCAAGGGCGTATCCATACTTCCACCGCAACAGTTGTCGTGATGCCAGAAGCTGAAGAAGTAGAGATCGATATTGAAGACAAAGATATCCGTACAGATATCTATCATGCTTCAGGTGCTGGCGGACAGCACGTCAATAAAACAGCATCTGCTGTACGTTTGACTCACTTACCAACAGGGATCGTTGTTGCTATGCAAGATGAACGTTCTCAAATCAAGAACCGTGAAAAAGCAATGAAAATCTTGCGTGCTCGTGTGTACGATAAGATCCAGCAAGAAGCACAAAGCGAGTATGATGCCAATCGAAAATCAGCAGTCGGAACTGGGGATCGTTCAGAACGGATCCGGACGTATAATTTCCCGCAAAATCGTGTGACTGATCATCGTATCGGATTAACTATCCAAAAATTAGATCAGATTTTAGCAGGGAAATTAGATGAGATCGTTGATGCATTGATCATGTATGATCAAACATCAAAACTGGAAGCTATGCAAAATGGGTAA